A section of the Streptomyces sp. NBC_01363 genome encodes:
- a CDS encoding phosphotransferase has protein sequence MIDATVADGTVIPGNILTELTDAFGLGRVEGLHYLPEGLMNANWRLAAPDATFALKRVADVPRDRLSRNLGMLASLAADGVPVSAPVATASGALVAEADGGAWYLFPWMAGVHVRGVDLSLSQASLLGAHLGRLHEGLGRVCDQGLLPVVPETITTDVTTPERAVQKSERLSAEVRANGTGSPFDEAATAFLEHRRALITKHAGRRPQDTTPVGSRGWTHGDVQYRNLLWEGGELVAILDWDRVGVRPYAEEVARTAQVQFGVDGVFDLARVSAFVRGYRSVVPLELSALADGVRRLWWKRMTDFWQLEFHYDRGDFSFDELFTADEALLRWWTDRLGQVEDAFAEG, from the coding sequence GTGATTGATGCGACCGTGGCCGACGGGACCGTGATTCCAGGCAACATCCTCACCGAGCTGACTGATGCTTTCGGCCTCGGGAGGGTGGAGGGGCTTCACTACCTTCCCGAGGGGCTGATGAATGCGAACTGGAGACTGGCCGCTCCTGACGCGACGTTCGCCCTCAAGAGGGTTGCCGACGTGCCACGCGACCGGCTGAGCCGCAATCTGGGCATGCTCGCTTCGTTGGCTGCTGATGGCGTCCCAGTGAGTGCACCCGTCGCCACGGCCTCCGGCGCGCTGGTTGCCGAAGCCGACGGCGGTGCCTGGTACCTGTTTCCGTGGATGGCCGGTGTCCACGTCCGAGGTGTCGACCTCAGCCTCTCCCAGGCCTCGTTGCTGGGTGCGCACCTGGGGCGCCTGCACGAAGGTCTGGGGCGGGTCTGCGATCAAGGTCTGCTGCCGGTGGTGCCCGAGACGATCACCACCGATGTCACGACGCCCGAGCGGGCCGTGCAGAAATCCGAGCGCCTGTCTGCGGAGGTCCGCGCCAACGGCACAGGCAGCCCGTTCGACGAGGCGGCGACGGCCTTTCTTGAACATCGTCGCGCATTGATCACCAAGCACGCAGGCCGCAGGCCGCAGGACACGACCCCTGTCGGCAGTCGTGGGTGGACACATGGTGATGTCCAGTACCGGAATCTGCTGTGGGAGGGCGGGGAACTCGTCGCCATTCTGGATTGGGATCGGGTCGGCGTTCGTCCTTACGCAGAGGAAGTCGCGCGGACGGCACAGGTGCAGTTCGGGGTGGACGGTGTGTTCGATCTAGCACGGGTGTCCGCGTTCGTCCGTGGCTACCGGTCCGTGGTGCCGCTGGAATTGTCAGCGCTGGCGGATGGTGTGCGGCGGCTGTGGTGGAAGCGGATGACGGACTTCTGGCAGCTGGAGTTCCACTACGACCGTGGTGACTTCTCCTTTGATGAGCTGTTCACTGCAGACGAGGCCCTGCTGCGCTGGTGGACCGACCGGCTCGGTCAGGTCGAGGACGCCTTCGCCGAGGGGTAA
- a CDS encoding HAD-IA family hydrolase, which translates to MQKPAGTADRQALRGLILDFAGVLTADPHPTHRSWAESEGLHSEAWRATLNDSPDGRRLYSALEIGQLGQAEWNAKTAALLGAGIDPTNLMGRAWSKVPAAQRMAALAHAAKEAGYRLALLSNSFGLDPFNPYEHVGIWDLFDVHVISEAVGLAKPDPAIYQLTLDRLGLPGETCVFVDDHPVNLPPAEAFGITTVLATDEDDTVAELESLFGVTAAVSVRG; encoded by the coding sequence ATGCAGAAGCCCGCTGGTACCGCCGATCGCCAAGCCCTGCGTGGGCTCATCCTGGACTTCGCCGGTGTACTTACCGCAGATCCGCACCCAACGCACCGTTCATGGGCCGAATCCGAAGGGCTTCACTCGGAAGCGTGGCGTGCCACCCTCAACGACTCCCCTGACGGGCGACGCCTGTACTCAGCACTGGAGATCGGACAGCTCGGACAGGCCGAGTGGAATGCGAAAACGGCCGCCTTGCTCGGTGCGGGCATCGATCCGACGAACTTGATGGGCCGTGCCTGGTCGAAGGTGCCCGCGGCACAGCGCATGGCGGCACTCGCACATGCTGCCAAGGAAGCGGGATACCGACTCGCCCTCCTGTCGAACAGCTTCGGTCTGGATCCGTTCAACCCGTATGAGCATGTCGGCATCTGGGATCTGTTCGACGTACACGTCATTTCGGAAGCGGTCGGCCTGGCGAAGCCTGACCCTGCCATCTACCAGCTAACGCTTGACCGCCTCGGCCTCCCCGGAGAGACATGCGTGTTCGTCGACGACCATCCGGTGAACCTTCCGCCCGCCGAGGCCTTCGGGATCACCACTGTCCTCGCGACGGACGAGGACGACACGGTCGCCGAGCTGGAGAGCCTGTTTGGGGTGACTGCGGCCGTATCCGTACGAGGCTGA
- a CDS encoding aminoglycoside phosphotransferase family protein yields MVSRACVKLLGTPARTGKPLKIGSRTAVYRAVLHDGRSVIVKLYAHTARRNAFTEATAIRAAEAAVPVPKVLGCGTTSGEGATALVMTDLGTITLGDAVRSDYVPHAQALRDLGGLLARLHRASIASSMPRHPLFEPVSSLSRRCPPDLLSEIAPALAVIADTPDSAPTAWCHGDLHFDNVVLSGPKGMHHFRVPRKERTSR; encoded by the coding sequence ATGGTCTCTCGCGCCTGCGTCAAGCTCCTCGGGACACCCGCTCGAACCGGAAAGCCGCTGAAGATCGGCTCCCGCACAGCCGTCTACCGGGCTGTTCTGCACGACGGCCGGAGTGTGATCGTGAAGCTGTACGCGCACACGGCCCGCCGTAACGCGTTCACCGAGGCGACGGCGATCCGGGCGGCCGAGGCCGCCGTACCCGTACCAAAGGTTCTTGGCTGTGGCACCACCTCCGGCGAAGGGGCCACTGCGCTCGTCATGACCGACCTGGGCACAATCACTCTCGGTGACGCCGTGCGTTCCGACTACGTCCCTCACGCCCAGGCGCTCAGGGATCTCGGCGGCCTCCTCGCCCGCCTGCACCGAGCATCGATCGCGTCGTCGATGCCGCGCCACCCGCTCTTCGAACCCGTCTCCTCGCTGTCCCGGCGCTGCCCACCCGACCTGCTCAGCGAGATCGCCCCCGCTCTCGCTGTCATCGCCGACACACCGGACTCGGCACCGACCGCGTGGTGCCACGGCGATCTCCACTTCGACAACGTCGTCCTCTCCGGCCCAAAGGGCATGCACCATTTTCGCGTACCGCGCAAGGAAAGGACCAGTCGATGA
- the cimA gene encoding citramalate synthase has translation MTTKAKATDDSFHVFDTTLRDGAQREGINLTVADKLTIARHLDNFGVGFIEGGWPGANPRDTEFFARAQQEIEFKNAELVAFGATRRAGGKAAEDPQVKALLASGAPVITLVAKSHDRHVELALRTTLEENLEMVVDTVSYLREQGRRVFVDCEHFFDGYRANPEYAKAVVRAASEAGADVVILCDTNGGMLPAQVQAVVSTVLADTGARLGIHAQDDTGCAVANTLAAVDAGATHVQCTANGYGERVGNANLFPVVAALELKYGKTVLPEGALADMTRVSHAIAEVVNLTPSTHQPYVGVSAFAHKAGLHASAIKVDPDLYQHIDPALVGNTMRMLVSDMAGRASIELKGKELGIDLGGDRELVGRVVERVKERELRGYTYEAADASFELLLRAEAEGRVRRYFRTESWRAIVEDRPDGTHANEATVKLWAKGERIVATAEGNGPVNALDRALRVALERIYPQLAKLELIDYKVRILEGRTGTESTTRVLITTGDGAGDWATVGVAENVIAASWQALEDAYTYGLLRAGIEPTE, from the coding sequence CAAGCTGACCATCGCCCGGCACCTGGACAACTTCGGCGTGGGCTTCATCGAGGGCGGCTGGCCCGGCGCCAACCCTCGCGACACCGAGTTCTTCGCCCGCGCGCAGCAGGAGATCGAGTTCAAGAACGCCGAGCTGGTCGCCTTCGGCGCGACCCGCAGGGCCGGTGGCAAGGCCGCCGAGGACCCCCAGGTCAAGGCGTTGCTGGCGTCCGGCGCCCCGGTGATCACGCTGGTCGCCAAGTCCCACGACCGCCATGTGGAACTCGCGCTGCGCACCACCCTCGAAGAGAACCTGGAGATGGTCGTCGACACCGTCTCCTACCTTCGCGAGCAGGGCCGCCGGGTCTTCGTGGACTGCGAGCACTTCTTCGACGGCTACCGCGCCAACCCCGAGTACGCCAAGGCCGTCGTGCGCGCCGCCTCCGAGGCCGGCGCCGATGTCGTCATCCTCTGCGACACCAACGGCGGCATGCTTCCCGCCCAGGTCCAGGCCGTCGTCTCCACGGTGCTCGCCGACACCGGCGCCCGGCTCGGCATCCACGCCCAGGACGACACGGGCTGCGCGGTCGCCAACACCCTCGCCGCCGTCGACGCGGGCGCCACCCATGTCCAGTGCACCGCCAACGGCTACGGCGAGCGGGTCGGCAACGCCAACCTCTTCCCGGTCGTCGCCGCCCTGGAGCTCAAGTACGGCAAGACCGTCCTGCCCGAGGGCGCGCTCGCCGACATGACCCGTGTTTCGCACGCCATCGCCGAGGTCGTCAACCTGACTCCCTCCACCCACCAGCCCTATGTGGGTGTTTCCGCCTTCGCCCACAAGGCCGGACTGCACGCCTCCGCGATCAAGGTCGACCCCGACCTCTACCAGCACATCGACCCCGCCCTGGTCGGCAACACCATGCGGATGCTCGTCTCCGACATGGCGGGCCGCGCCTCCATCGAGCTCAAGGGCAAGGAGCTCGGCATCGACCTCGGAGGCGACCGCGAGCTCGTCGGCCGCGTCGTCGAGCGGGTCAAGGAGCGCGAGCTCAGGGGCTACACGTACGAGGCCGCGGACGCCTCCTTCGAGCTGCTGCTGCGCGCCGAGGCCGAGGGCCGGGTACGCCGCTACTTCCGCACCGAGTCCTGGCGCGCCATCGTCGAGGACCGCCCCGACGGCACGCACGCCAACGAGGCGACCGTGAAGCTCTGGGCCAAGGGCGAGCGCATCGTCGCCACCGCCGAGGGCAACGGCCCGGTCAACGCCCTCGACCGGGCGCTGCGGGTCGCCCTGGAACGGATCTACCCCCAGCTCGCCAAGCTGGAGCTGATCGACTACAAGGTCCGCATCCTCGAAGGCCGCACCGGCACCGAGTCCACCACCCGAGTCCTCATCACCACCGGCGACGGCGCCGGCGACTGGGCGACGGTCGGCGTCGCGGAGAACGTCATCGCCGCGTCCTGGCAGGCGCTGGAGGACGCGTACACCTACGGTCTGCTGCGGGCGGGGATCGAGCCCACGGAGTAG
- a CDS encoding glycosyltransferase: MTNVGLTVVIPAHNEAAYLPRYLPTVLASLERWQGTSNEQGEVILVDNASTDATADMAASYGVRVISETVRNIGRVRNRGAAAAHGRRLFFTDADVALPLEAITAAATAMDLGAVGGAIPPLYTPKRLGARLLCAYWDHYRTAHGGAQGVAQFSTAAAFRAVGGYRDDLYMSEDVDFFARLTSHGRATAGPVEILEDLRVRPSNRRYDQWSSLRMLWWQNPVTARLRLNSPRMWRHWYETTVR, encoded by the coding sequence ATGACCAACGTCGGACTGACAGTCGTCATCCCTGCCCACAACGAGGCGGCCTACCTGCCCCGCTATCTGCCCACTGTTTTGGCCTCCCTCGAACGTTGGCAGGGAACCAGCAACGAGCAGGGCGAGGTGATCCTGGTCGACAACGCCTCCACCGACGCGACAGCCGACATGGCTGCCTCCTATGGCGTCCGCGTGATCAGCGAGACCGTGCGCAACATCGGCCGAGTCCGCAACAGAGGCGCAGCCGCCGCACACGGTCGGCGCCTGTTCTTCACGGACGCCGACGTCGCACTGCCCCTGGAAGCGATCACCGCCGCTGCGACAGCGATGGACTTGGGGGCAGTCGGCGGCGCCATTCCGCCCCTCTACACCCCCAAGCGCCTCGGGGCACGCCTGCTGTGCGCGTACTGGGATCACTACCGCACCGCCCATGGCGGGGCACAGGGCGTTGCCCAGTTCTCCACCGCTGCGGCGTTCAGGGCGGTCGGCGGCTACCGCGATGACCTGTACATGAGCGAAGACGTCGACTTCTTCGCCCGGCTGACCTCCCACGGCCGTGCCACCGCCGGTCCGGTAGAGATCCTGGAAGACCTGCGCGTACGCCCCTCCAACCGCCGATACGACCAGTGGTCCAGCCTGCGGATGCTGTGGTGGCAGAACCCAGTCACGGCCCGCCTGCGGCTAAACTCCCCACGCATGTGGCGCCACTGGTACGAGACCACCGTCCGATGA
- a CDS encoding PIG-L deacetylase family protein, which yields MAVPLPVPDAEGIYTFPDDLVRAHQQWTDQLAERHRAHDYRIIELKAPHSGHPHFIEMRHPTGRPVLVVEPHHDDFALSASGTFLAHPRPLTVVTVFSRSTSVHPALENTYDTEADVSGLRNQEGAAALAPLAAARLLLGHKDADPPYRPCVQDQLERVTEELREVIAAHPDAELLAPAAVTRHPDHLLVREASVRLGCRWFWEDLAFWSTYALAGCDQHLFRARTGPAPVPELVDITGVVLDKVTVLRMHGSQMHPARKMYRPIRHAWTTAAGLLTGTGTYAERFYRTESP from the coding sequence ATGGCCGTGCCTCTGCCCGTGCCGGACGCCGAAGGGATCTACACGTTCCCCGACGACCTCGTCCGCGCCCACCAGCAGTGGACCGACCAGCTCGCCGAGCGCCACCGCGCGCACGACTACCGCATCATCGAGCTCAAGGCGCCCCACAGCGGCCACCCGCACTTCATCGAGATGCGCCACCCGACTGGCCGGCCAGTCCTCGTCGTCGAACCGCACCACGACGACTTCGCCCTGTCGGCCTCCGGAACCTTCCTCGCACACCCACGGCCGCTCACCGTGGTCACGGTGTTCTCCCGATCCACCAGTGTCCATCCGGCCCTGGAGAACACTTACGACACCGAAGCCGACGTATCCGGCCTACGGAATCAAGAGGGCGCAGCCGCACTCGCCCCGCTCGCCGCCGCGCGGCTTCTCCTCGGCCACAAGGATGCCGACCCTCCGTACCGGCCCTGCGTCCAGGACCAGTTGGAACGGGTCACCGAAGAACTCCGCGAGGTGATCGCTGCGCACCCCGACGCCGAACTCCTCGCCCCCGCAGCCGTCACGCGCCACCCAGACCACCTCCTCGTGCGCGAGGCCTCAGTCCGCCTCGGATGCCGATGGTTCTGGGAGGACCTCGCCTTCTGGTCCACGTACGCCCTCGCCGGCTGCGACCAGCACCTGTTCCGTGCCCGAACCGGCCCGGCGCCGGTCCCCGAGCTGGTCGACATCACCGGCGTGGTCCTCGACAAGGTCACCGTTCTGCGTATGCACGGCTCACAGATGCATCCGGCCCGGAAGATGTACCGCCCGATCCGGCATGCCTGGACCACTGCCGCAGGCCTTCTCACCGGCACCGGAACCTACGCCGAACGCTTCTACCGGACGGAGTCCCCGTGA
- a CDS encoding LacI family DNA-binding transcriptional regulator, which translates to MRVTMADVARVAGVSKTTVSRVINTKGEVDGSTAARVREVIAQLGYVPSSGAVGLARGSSRTVGMLVPSLTWPWMGEVLQGVVDTVEAADYGLLLFTCNRGAESVQRFTGQVSARAFDGLLVVEPENTLDHLTALHHGGLPIVLIDDRGHHPEFPSVVTTNREGGASAARHLLAAGRARPLVITGPRHFGCVRDRLDGFRTVLPTDLVVHGDFTERSGRLAVEQLIASGTEFDSVFAHNDISAAGVLRALRAAGRSVPDDIAVVGFDDIPMAEHTEPPLTTVRQPTRRMGETAARMLLAHLGGTPVPDAPDAPVVLPTELVVRRSAP; encoded by the coding sequence ATGCGTGTCACCATGGCCGATGTCGCCCGTGTGGCAGGCGTCAGCAAGACGACCGTGTCGCGGGTCATCAACACCAAGGGCGAAGTGGACGGTTCCACGGCCGCCCGCGTTCGTGAAGTGATCGCACAGCTCGGCTACGTGCCCAGCTCGGGTGCCGTCGGACTGGCCCGCGGCAGCAGTCGTACGGTCGGCATGCTGGTGCCCTCGCTCACCTGGCCGTGGATGGGCGAAGTGCTCCAGGGCGTCGTGGACACCGTCGAGGCCGCCGACTACGGGCTGCTGCTCTTCACCTGCAACCGCGGCGCCGAGTCCGTGCAGCGCTTCACCGGCCAGGTGTCGGCGCGCGCCTTCGACGGGCTCCTGGTCGTCGAACCCGAGAACACCCTCGACCACCTCACCGCGCTGCACCACGGCGGTCTGCCGATCGTGCTGATCGACGACCGCGGCCACCACCCCGAGTTCCCCTCCGTCGTGACCACCAATCGCGAAGGGGGCGCGAGCGCCGCCCGGCATCTGCTCGCCGCCGGGCGCGCCAGACCCCTGGTCATCACGGGTCCCCGGCACTTCGGCTGCGTACGTGACCGGCTGGACGGATTCCGTACGGTCCTGCCCACCGATCTCGTCGTCCACGGCGACTTCACCGAACGCAGCGGCCGGCTGGCCGTGGAGCAACTCATCGCCTCCGGCACGGAGTTCGACTCGGTCTTCGCGCACAACGACATCAGTGCTGCGGGCGTGCTGCGGGCGTTGCGCGCCGCCGGGCGGTCGGTGCCGGACGACATCGCCGTGGTCGGCTTCGACGACATCCCGATGGCCGAGCACACCGAACCGCCCCTGACCACCGTGCGCCAGCCCACCCGGCGGATGGGTGAGACGGCCGCACGGATGCTGCTCGCCCACCTCGGCGGCACGCCGGTACCCGACGCACCCGACGCACCGGTCGTGCTGCCCACCGAACTGGTCGTGCGCCGCTCGGCGCCGTAG
- a CDS encoding glycosyltransferase, with the protein MYAFGLCIDQNYLSPGLATITALADSLAPSDRRGAALRVLTLDLAPAHIVLLAHFAKRAGFGSFDIARRSPLRASRMADASYITVTTYLRFEFTAAFVRRPYLVCVDADTLVRGDLTPPLHALRPGEVGAVRDEFNPAVGECPALPGVAKQWPHLRGRPYYNAGLLWAHTCELPSIRRGVERALLQRRHILHNDQDALNLWLLHCGRVREVGAEYNRFEVGRFLERGDWVRRVVARPLHPDPAAALVHFVGPQKPWQSACPRTDDVREYRVLLRRTMRHVRALGAAHPEPAGTR; encoded by the coding sequence GTGTACGCGTTCGGCCTGTGCATCGACCAGAACTACCTCTCCCCCGGCCTTGCGACTATCACGGCGCTGGCGGACAGCCTCGCCCCGAGTGACCGCCGAGGCGCGGCACTGCGCGTCCTCACCCTCGACCTCGCTCCCGCACACATCGTCCTGCTCGCCCACTTCGCGAAGCGGGCCGGTTTCGGCTCCTTCGATATCGCCCGCCGCTCGCCACTGCGCGCCTCGCGGATGGCCGACGCTTCGTACATCACCGTCACGACCTACCTGCGGTTCGAATTCACTGCGGCGTTCGTCCGCCGCCCGTACCTGGTCTGCGTGGACGCCGACACGCTCGTACGCGGCGACCTGACTCCGCCGCTTCATGCCCTGCGCCCGGGGGAGGTCGGCGCGGTACGCGACGAGTTCAACCCGGCCGTAGGCGAATGCCCCGCCCTACCCGGCGTGGCGAAACAATGGCCGCATCTCAGGGGTCGCCCGTACTACAACGCCGGTCTGCTTTGGGCCCACACCTGCGAGCTCCCCAGCATCCGGCGGGGAGTGGAACGTGCCCTGCTGCAGCGCAGACACATCCTCCACAACGACCAGGACGCCCTGAACCTGTGGCTCCTTCACTGCGGCCGCGTCCGCGAAGTCGGCGCGGAGTACAACCGGTTCGAGGTCGGCCGGTTCCTCGAACGCGGCGACTGGGTCCGCCGCGTGGTCGCCCGTCCCCTGCATCCTGATCCAGCCGCTGCGCTCGTCCACTTCGTGGGTCCCCAGAAGCCCTGGCAGTCGGCATGCCCCCGGACGGACGACGTCCGCGAGTACCGGGTGCTGCTGCGCCGTACGATGCGGCACGTCCGCGCGTTGGGTGCCGCCCATCCCGAGCCGGCGGGAACGCGATGA
- a CDS encoding glycosyltransferase, with product MPTVLFAWRRTPPPLLVGGAEVTQQLLAEEFAAAGWQAVYLGSHQAPWNQADQLPQIRAFLDSHGTPYEESHGVLRYWWNGVDCIAVPQEQTASALRSLLSQARPDIVFTSQEGAADLAVQARPAALVAGILHSVSKTGLGVLPGRPHYGLAVSEFVRRRAPQTDRTRLAVLHPPFAQPRQGPSVPRSMSVLMVNPIPAKGSDLLHQLIRVLPQQHFTLVEGWWNTVDQFAAYPNVTYVPRVYDVSPLYRSHRLLLVPSAVEDAFPRVIVEAALHGTPSIGTNRGGIPEAIGAGGVVLPRSAGVQAWADAIRTADLNTLGEQARRYAAGFARPRLPDLEALGFTPRRRRPRPDRAGRSTSAAGPRLQ from the coding sequence GTGCCCACGGTCCTCTTCGCCTGGCGACGCACACCGCCCCCACTCCTTGTCGGCGGAGCTGAGGTCACCCAGCAACTCCTGGCCGAGGAGTTCGCCGCAGCAGGCTGGCAGGCTGTCTATCTCGGCTCCCACCAAGCACCTTGGAACCAGGCCGACCAGCTCCCCCAAATTCGCGCTTTCCTCGACTCCCATGGAACCCCGTATGAAGAGTCACACGGCGTTCTCCGCTACTGGTGGAACGGAGTGGACTGCATTGCCGTACCTCAAGAGCAGACCGCATCCGCCCTCCGGAGCCTGCTGTCCCAGGCTCGGCCCGACATCGTGTTCACCTCGCAGGAGGGCGCAGCCGACCTCGCAGTACAGGCCCGGCCAGCTGCTCTCGTCGCGGGCATCCTGCACTCGGTATCGAAAACGGGTCTCGGGGTCCTCCCCGGCCGCCCGCACTATGGTTTGGCCGTCTCCGAGTTCGTCCGCCGACGGGCGCCCCAGACCGACCGAACCCGCCTCGCCGTCCTCCACCCACCGTTCGCGCAGCCCCGGCAGGGGCCCAGTGTGCCGCGATCCATGTCGGTGCTCATGGTCAATCCGATCCCTGCGAAGGGCTCCGACCTCCTGCACCAGCTCATCCGCGTCCTGCCGCAGCAGCACTTCACCCTCGTCGAGGGTTGGTGGAACACCGTCGACCAATTCGCCGCCTACCCCAACGTGACCTACGTGCCGAGGGTCTACGACGTGAGCCCCCTCTACCGAAGCCACCGACTCCTGCTGGTGCCGTCCGCGGTGGAGGATGCCTTCCCCCGGGTGATCGTCGAAGCAGCCCTGCACGGGACGCCGAGCATCGGCACCAACCGGGGCGGCATTCCTGAGGCCATCGGCGCCGGTGGAGTCGTCCTGCCCCGCTCGGCCGGAGTCCAGGCTTGGGCGGACGCCATCCGCACCGCCGACCTGAACACCCTCGGGGAGCAGGCCCGCCGGTACGCAGCCGGGTTCGCCCGGCCGCGTCTGCCCGACCTCGAAGCGTTGGGGTTTACCCCTCGGCGAAGGCGTCCTCGACCTGACCGAGCCGGTCGGTCCACCAGCGCAGCAGGGCCTCGTCTGCAGTGA